One genomic segment of Intestinimonas butyriciproducens includes these proteins:
- a CDS encoding VOC family protein, which yields MRPHIDHVELTVSDLSQAERFYDALLPLLGFDLRHKGRGDFSDFDHTEIDYATADFSLGLVSPRPELAGEGVCRRKPGALHHLAFAADSREEVDRLFAQVRAIPGVRIRIPPKCYPEYTPDYYAFFFYDTEGIELEIVHFARKRYFL from the coding sequence ATGCGTCCCCACATCGACCATGTGGAGCTCACGGTCTCCGATCTGTCCCAGGCGGAGCGGTTTTACGACGCGCTGCTGCCCCTGCTGGGTTTTGATCTGAGGCATAAGGGCCGGGGAGATTTTTCGGATTTCGATCACACGGAGATCGATTACGCCACCGCTGATTTCAGCCTGGGTCTCGTCAGTCCCCGTCCTGAGCTGGCGGGAGAGGGCGTCTGCCGCCGGAAACCAGGAGCCTTGCACCATCTGGCCTTTGCCGCCGACAGCAGGGAGGAGGTGGACCGTCTCTTTGCACAGGTCCGCGCCATTCCCGGCGTGCGGATTCGGATCCCACCCAAGTGTTACCCAGAATATACCCCGGATTACTACGCTTTCTTTTTTTATGACACCGAGGGGATCGAACTGGAAATCGTCCACTTCGCCCGGAAACGTTACTTTTTGTGA
- a CDS encoding LTA synthase family protein, with amino-acid sequence MKKIVLFQPCPPSHWPVWKKLLFWFWNIGLVFCSFLGIGGLSLLFAAVVNRKAMLLSYFQHPLIAFLNLAPVLLLGLMLYFLLGRAGLSYGITAVIVLGLTIASWFKLQFRNDPLMFEDLLLLKEAGNMAGKYQLFLTKTMAAALLLVVLGWAALHFCARWRPRGRLRYLGFTLALVLCFPLSALIQSDDIYNNRTENYALINRWSATQVYTSKGFVYPFLYSVKSASDAPPDGYDEKRAQSILSAYEDADIPEEQKVSVLSIMLESYDDFTKYGVPELDPKVYEDYHALEAESVTGNLITNIFAGGTVDSERCFLTGFSRLGSFRSLSNSYPWYFRSQGYTVTGAHPCYAWFYNRENINRNLGFEDYKFVENYFSPMTGGDVGYDDLFFPELIQLWEANKALGKPVFTYDLTYQGHGPYSDDTLWWEDGYDYVLGGDYTDAERNILNNYFGSIYNTNQNLKAFFDYFRGESEAVVIVVFGDHNPWLGDGNAVYKAIGLDLDFSTEEGFYNYYSTRYLIWANDAAKEALDRDFTGQGPTISPNFLMNEVFRQCGWDGNAFMQATQQVMDQVPVINTPTGLYVEDGRLTAALTPEGQALVDDYHMLQYYWRRHFAYDSIS; translated from the coding sequence ATGAAAAAAATTGTACTTTTTCAGCCATGTCCCCCCTCTCACTGGCCTGTGTGGAAAAAGCTCCTGTTCTGGTTTTGGAACATAGGGCTTGTCTTCTGCAGCTTCTTGGGCATCGGCGGGCTCTCACTTCTGTTTGCCGCTGTCGTCAACCGCAAGGCCATGCTTCTGAGTTATTTTCAGCACCCCCTCATCGCCTTTTTGAATCTGGCGCCAGTGCTGCTGCTGGGGTTGATGCTCTACTTTCTTCTGGGCCGGGCCGGCCTCAGCTACGGCATCACCGCTGTCATCGTACTGGGCCTTACCATAGCAAGCTGGTTCAAGCTTCAGTTCCGCAATGATCCTTTGATGTTTGAGGACCTGCTTCTCCTCAAGGAGGCGGGCAACATGGCGGGGAAATACCAGCTCTTTCTGACCAAGACCATGGCGGCCGCCCTCCTCCTGGTGGTGCTGGGCTGGGCGGCGCTCCACTTCTGTGCCCGGTGGCGGCCCCGCGGCAGGTTGCGGTATCTGGGCTTTACCCTGGCCCTGGTGTTGTGCTTTCCCCTCTCTGCGCTCATACAGAGCGACGATATCTACAATAACCGCACGGAAAATTACGCTCTCATCAACCGCTGGTCGGCCACCCAGGTCTATACCTCCAAGGGCTTCGTCTACCCCTTTCTTTACAGTGTGAAGTCCGCCTCCGATGCGCCTCCCGACGGCTATGATGAAAAACGGGCCCAGTCCATCCTCTCCGCCTATGAGGACGCGGATATTCCGGAAGAGCAAAAGGTATCAGTCCTCTCCATCATGCTGGAATCCTACGACGACTTTACCAAATACGGCGTACCAGAGCTGGATCCCAAGGTGTACGAGGACTACCACGCCCTGGAGGCTGAAAGTGTCACGGGAAACCTCATCACCAATATCTTTGCCGGGGGCACCGTGGACTCCGAGCGCTGTTTTCTCACCGGGTTCTCCCGCCTGGGTTCCTTCCGCAGTCTCAGCAACTCCTATCCCTGGTATTTCAGGAGCCAGGGGTACACCGTCACCGGGGCCCATCCCTGCTATGCCTGGTTCTACAACCGGGAAAACATCAACCGGAACCTGGGCTTTGAGGACTACAAGTTTGTGGAAAACTATTTTTCGCCGATGACAGGCGGAGACGTGGGGTATGACGATCTCTTCTTCCCGGAGCTCATCCAGCTATGGGAGGCGAACAAGGCCCTGGGCAAGCCGGTTTTCACCTATGACCTCACCTATCAGGGCCACGGCCCATACAGCGACGACACACTCTGGTGGGAGGACGGCTATGATTATGTGCTGGGCGGGGATTACACCGATGCGGAACGAAATATCCTGAACAATTACTTTGGGTCAATCTATAATACCAACCAGAATCTGAAAGCCTTCTTCGATTATTTCCGCGGGGAGAGCGAAGCGGTGGTCATCGTGGTCTTTGGGGACCACAACCCCTGGCTGGGAGACGGCAACGCGGTATATAAGGCCATAGGGTTGGATCTGGACTTCTCCACAGAGGAGGGGTTTTACAACTACTACTCCACCCGCTACCTCATCTGGGCCAATGATGCCGCCAAAGAGGCGCTGGACCGGGATTTTACCGGACAGGGCCCCACCATCAGCCCCAACTTTTTGATGAACGAGGTCTTTCGCCAGTGCGGCTGGGATGGGAACGCCTTTATGCAGGCCACCCAGCAGGTGATGGACCAGGTGCCGGTCATCAACACCCCCACCGGTCTCTACGTGGAGGACGGCAGGCTCACCGCCGCCTTGACGCCGGAGGGCCAGGCTCTGGTGGACGACTATCACATGCTGCAGTATTACTGGCGCAGGCACTTCGCCTATGACAGCATATCCTGA
- a CDS encoding methylated-DNA--[protein]-cysteine S-methyltransferase, which translates to MELLSVPSRLGTFFLGGEAGHIIRLYLPGDPTPRIAEHETPVLSEARRQLLEYLAGRHTAFSLSLAPEGGTPFQRQVWRALEAIPFGETRTYGQIAAAVGSPKAVRAVGQANHRNPIPIFIPCHRVVGADGTLTGYAGGLELKRSLLKLERGKECP; encoded by the coding sequence GTGGAGCTGCTCTCCGTCCCCAGCCGCTTGGGGACCTTTTTTCTCGGTGGAGAAGCCGGCCATATCATCCGGCTGTATCTGCCCGGTGATCCGACGCCCCGCATCGCGGAGCACGAAACGCCCGTGCTCTCAGAGGCGCGGCGGCAGCTACTGGAGTATTTGGCGGGCCGCCACACAGCCTTTTCCCTCTCCCTGGCCCCGGAGGGAGGCACGCCCTTTCAGCGGCAGGTCTGGCGTGCCCTGGAGGCCATCCCCTTTGGTGAGACCCGGACCTATGGGCAGATCGCGGCGGCTGTGGGAAGCCCAAAGGCGGTCCGGGCCGTAGGACAGGCCAACCACCGCAATCCCATCCCCATTTTTATTCCCTGCCACCGGGTGGTGGGTGCGGACGGGACCCTGACCGGCTATGCCGGCGGCCTGGAATTAAAACGTTCCCTATTGAAACTGGAGCGTGGAAAGGAGTGCCCCTGA
- a CDS encoding MarR family winged helix-turn-helix transcriptional regulator, which produces MEMRENMPGILFQSVERARKQAIQTELSRRGLGTLGQPMILFLLKDKGREGRIAAQKELSDAMHVSPATVAVSLKSLEREGYVEKLADETDQRRKAVRLTPKGEAAIQRCVQVFEAVDQSMFEGFRPEETRQACGYLMRMLHNLRGDLPPERMNCQC; this is translated from the coding sequence ATGGAGATGCGGGAAAACATGCCCGGCATTCTCTTTCAATCTGTAGAACGGGCCAGGAAGCAGGCCATTCAAACGGAATTGTCACGCAGGGGGTTGGGGACACTAGGACAGCCCATGATTCTGTTCCTGCTCAAGGACAAGGGGCGGGAGGGCCGGATTGCAGCCCAGAAAGAGCTCTCCGACGCCATGCATGTCTCCCCCGCCACGGTGGCCGTCTCCCTCAAGTCCCTGGAGCGGGAGGGCTATGTGGAAAAGCTGGCCGACGAGACCGACCAGCGCCGGAAGGCGGTGCGGCTCACCCCCAAGGGAGAGGCCGCCATCCAGAGGTGCGTCCAGGTCTTTGAGGCGGTGGACCAGAGCATGTTCGAGGGCTTTCGCCCCGAGGAGACGCGGCAGGCCTGCGGCTATCTCATGCGGATGCTCCACAATCTGCGGGGGGATCTTCCACCGGAAAGGATGAACTGTCAATGCTGA
- the lexA gene encoding transcriptional repressor LexA produces MKALTEKQRQIYDYIISFQRDHGYPPSVREIGEHVGLKSPSTVHFHLKGLEAAGLITKAEGKTRAITVAGGFPPSEADPPADRVPVVGNVAAGSPILAEQCIEDYLAFDTGGLTGEHFALRVRGESMLYAGILPGDYVVVHQQEHFRNGEIVVALFEDEATVKTLRRKDGHVWLMPENPEYQPIDGDGAQLLGKVVAVIRRYD; encoded by the coding sequence ATGAAGGCGCTGACGGAAAAGCAGCGGCAAATCTACGACTATATCATCTCCTTTCAGCGGGATCACGGCTATCCCCCCTCTGTCCGGGAGATCGGCGAACATGTGGGGCTCAAATCCCCCTCCACAGTCCACTTCCATCTGAAGGGGCTGGAGGCGGCGGGCCTCATCACCAAGGCGGAGGGAAAAACCCGGGCCATCACGGTGGCGGGCGGCTTTCCGCCGTCGGAGGCCGATCCCCCCGCCGACCGGGTACCAGTGGTGGGGAATGTGGCCGCCGGGTCGCCCATTCTGGCCGAACAGTGCATCGAGGACTATCTCGCCTTTGACACCGGCGGCCTGACCGGAGAGCATTTCGCCCTGCGGGTCCGCGGTGAGTCCATGCTGTACGCGGGCATTTTGCCCGGAGACTACGTCGTCGTCCACCAGCAGGAGCACTTCCGAAACGGTGAGATCGTGGTGGCCCTTTTTGAGGATGAGGCTACGGTCAAGACCCTGCGCCGGAAGGACGGACATGTCTGGCTCATGCCGGAGAATCCGGAGTACCAGCCCATTGACGGCGATGGGGCCCAGCTTTTGGGCAAGGTGGTGGCCGTAATCCGGCGGTACGACTGA
- a CDS encoding glycine--tRNA ligase, with the protein MKNTEKTMEKIVALCKGRGFVYPGSEIYGGLANSWDYGPLGVELKNNVKRAWWKKFVQENPYNVGLDAAILMNPEVWVASGHVTTFNDPLIDCKACKMRHRADKLIETWCGEQGRTDVNVEAMTNEDLVSFIRDNNVTCPGCGKSDFTDIRKFNLMFKTHQGVTEDSSTEVYLRPETAQGIFVNFPAIQRTTRKKLPFGVCQVGKSFRNEITPGNFIFRIREFEQMELEFFCQPGTDLEWFQYWRNFCHDWLLSLHIKDENLRLRDHEPEELAFYSKATTDFEFMFPFGWGELWGVADRTDYDLKQHQEHSGKDLTYFDQEKNEHYIPYVIEPSLGADRVTLAFLVEAYDEEVVDAEKNDTRVVMHFHPALAPFKCAVLPLSKKLGPAAQDIYAQLSKDFMVDYDEAGSIGKRYRRQDEIGTPFCITVDFQTVGDEKTPADHCVTVRDRDSMEQIRLPISELKDYIARGVAF; encoded by the coding sequence ATGAAAAACACAGAGAAGACCATGGAAAAGATCGTCGCTCTCTGCAAGGGCCGGGGCTTCGTCTATCCCGGAAGCGAGATCTATGGCGGCCTTGCCAACTCTTGGGACTACGGTCCCCTGGGCGTGGAACTCAAGAACAATGTAAAGCGGGCCTGGTGGAAAAAATTTGTGCAGGAAAATCCCTATAACGTGGGCCTGGATGCCGCCATCCTGATGAACCCGGAAGTCTGGGTGGCCTCCGGACATGTGACCACCTTCAACGATCCCCTCATCGACTGCAAGGCCTGCAAAATGCGCCACCGGGCCGACAAGCTCATTGAGACCTGGTGCGGGGAGCAGGGCCGGACGGACGTCAATGTGGAGGCCATGACCAACGAGGATCTGGTATCCTTTATCCGGGACAACAACGTGACCTGTCCCGGCTGCGGAAAGTCCGACTTCACCGATATCCGCAAGTTCAACCTGATGTTCAAGACCCATCAGGGCGTCACCGAGGACTCCTCCACCGAGGTCTACCTCCGGCCTGAGACCGCTCAGGGCATCTTTGTGAACTTCCCCGCTATCCAGCGCACCACCCGGAAAAAGCTTCCCTTCGGTGTGTGCCAGGTAGGCAAAAGCTTTCGCAACGAGATCACACCCGGTAACTTCATCTTCCGCATCCGGGAATTTGAGCAGATGGAACTGGAGTTCTTCTGCCAGCCCGGCACCGATCTGGAGTGGTTCCAGTACTGGCGCAACTTCTGCCACGACTGGCTGCTGAGCCTTCACATTAAGGATGAGAATCTGCGCCTCCGGGATCACGAGCCGGAGGAGCTCGCCTTCTACTCCAAGGCCACCACGGACTTTGAGTTTATGTTCCCCTTCGGCTGGGGCGAGCTCTGGGGCGTGGCCGACCGCACCGATTATGACCTCAAGCAGCATCAGGAGCACTCCGGCAAGGACCTCACCTATTTCGACCAGGAAAAGAACGAGCACTATATCCCCTATGTCATCGAACCCTCCCTGGGCGCCGACCGTGTCACGCTGGCTTTCCTGGTGGAGGCCTACGACGAGGAGGTGGTGGACGCCGAAAAGAACGACACCCGTGTGGTCATGCACTTCCACCCCGCCCTTGCCCCCTTCAAGTGCGCTGTGCTGCCTCTCTCCAAAAAGCTTGGGCCCGCCGCCCAGGATATCTATGCACAGCTCTCCAAGGACTTTATGGTGGACTACGACGAGGCCGGCTCTATCGGTAAGCGCTATCGCCGCCAGGACGAGATCGGCACGCCCTTCTGTATCACGGTGGATTTCCAGACCGTGGGTGATGAAAAAACCCCCGCCGACCACTGTGTGACGGTCCGGGATCGTGATTCCATGGAGCAGATCCGTCTGCCCATCAGCGAACTGAAGGATTATATCGCCCGGGGCGTGGCGTTCTGA
- a CDS encoding ABC transporter ATP-binding protein — MLKKFLPYLGEYKKYAVLTPLLMVLEVLCELALPRFMANIVDVGIPGNDLSYILKMGGIMLVLAVGSMLCGMFGAKLAAVAGQGFGANLRRGIYNKVQEFSFADIDHFSSASLITRITNDVNAIQMMVTMALRMLVRAPVMLVAALAVSISINARLAMVMLVAIPLLVIAIGVLMSMCNHLFQVLQTRIDALNGTVQENLVGVRVVKAFVRAGYEKTKFKKSNDDLTKAAINVDMRVIAMMPIMMIALNGATAAVLYLGGSTVMSGGMLIGDLSSFITYIFQILMSVMMLGMSLLQLSRAIACARRIDEVLETEPSIEDGSCGADTLPAPKGQVEFRHVDFKYQAGGTGENVLTDIDFTVRPGEFLAVVGGTGTGKSSLVNLIPRFYDVTDGAVLVDGVDVRDYPLDELRARIGMVLQNNVLFTGTIRENLLWGRPDATEEEMIQAAKNAQAYDFVMALPDGFDTQMSQGGTNVSGGQKQRLCIARAMLRHPAILILDDSTSAVDTATDAKIRQSFKENLAGTTVIIIAQRISSVQSADRILVLDDGHISDIGTHDELMARNEIYQEIYQSQQEGVQE; from the coding sequence ATGCTGAAAAAATTTCTTCCCTATCTGGGAGAATACAAAAAGTACGCCGTGCTCACACCCCTTCTCATGGTGCTGGAGGTACTCTGTGAGCTGGCGCTGCCCCGGTTTATGGCCAACATCGTGGATGTGGGAATTCCGGGCAACGACCTCTCCTACATTTTAAAGATGGGCGGCATCATGCTGGTGCTGGCCGTGGGCAGCATGCTCTGCGGCATGTTCGGCGCCAAGCTGGCCGCCGTGGCGGGCCAGGGCTTTGGCGCCAATCTGCGCCGGGGCATTTATAACAAGGTACAGGAGTTTTCCTTCGCGGACATCGACCACTTCTCCTCCGCCTCCCTCATCACCCGGATCACCAACGATGTCAATGCCATCCAGATGATGGTCACCATGGCGCTGCGGATGCTGGTCCGAGCCCCCGTGATGCTGGTGGCCGCCCTGGCCGTGTCCATCAGCATCAACGCCCGGCTGGCCATGGTCATGCTGGTGGCCATCCCCTTGCTGGTGATCGCTATCGGCGTGCTCATGAGTATGTGCAACCACCTTTTCCAGGTCCTTCAGACCCGCATCGACGCCCTGAACGGCACCGTGCAGGAGAATCTGGTGGGGGTCCGGGTGGTGAAGGCCTTTGTCCGGGCGGGCTACGAGAAGACCAAATTTAAAAAATCCAACGACGACCTGACCAAGGCCGCCATCAATGTGGATATGCGAGTCATCGCCATGATGCCCATCATGATGATCGCCCTCAACGGCGCCACCGCCGCCGTGCTCTACCTGGGCGGCTCCACTGTGATGTCCGGCGGCATGCTCATCGGCGACCTCTCCTCCTTTATCACCTATATCTTCCAGATTCTGATGAGCGTCATGATGCTGGGAATGAGTCTGCTGCAGCTCTCCCGCGCCATTGCCTGCGCCCGCCGAATCGACGAGGTGCTGGAGACCGAGCCCTCCATTGAGGACGGCTCCTGCGGCGCCGACACGCTGCCTGCGCCCAAGGGCCAGGTGGAATTCCGCCATGTGGACTTCAAGTACCAGGCCGGGGGCACCGGGGAGAATGTTCTCACCGACATCGACTTCACCGTCCGCCCCGGCGAGTTCCTGGCTGTGGTGGGCGGTACCGGTACCGGAAAGTCCTCTCTGGTGAACCTGATCCCCCGGTTTTACGACGTCACCGACGGCGCTGTCCTGGTGGACGGGGTGGACGTGCGTGACTATCCCCTGGATGAGCTCCGCGCCCGCATCGGCATGGTGCTTCAGAACAACGTCCTCTTCACGGGCACCATCCGCGAGAATCTGCTGTGGGGCCGCCCGGACGCCACTGAGGAGGAGATGATCCAGGCCGCCAAGAATGCCCAGGCCTACGATTTCGTCATGGCGCTGCCCGACGGCTTCGACACCCAGATGAGCCAGGGCGGCACCAATGTCTCCGGCGGCCAAAAGCAGCGGCTGTGTATTGCACGGGCCATGCTCCGGCACCCGGCCATCCTTATCCTGGACGACTCCACCTCTGCCGTGGATACCGCCACGGACGCCAAGATTCGGCAGTCCTTCAAGGAAAACCTGGCCGGCACCACGGTTATTATCATCGCCCAGCGCATCAGCTCGGTCCAGTCTGCCGACCGCATTCTGGTGTTGGACGACGGCCATATCAGCGACATCGGGACCCATGACGAGCTCATGGCCCGCAACGAAATCTATCAGGAGATCTACCAGTCTCAGCAGGAAGGAGTGCAGGAATAA
- the gpr gene encoding GPR endopeptidase, with protein sequence MLKRRTDLALEARELWSESAEAETELEGVRAREEEREGYPVTRVEILNEAGVQALGKPQGTYITLDLSALARREEDAFPRAARALAGELSGLLKLPQGAPALVVGLGNRAITPDAVGPGAADHTMVTRHLVEQVPEHFGAFRPVAALAAGVLGTTGVESGELVRAVTERIHPACVIAVDALASRSLKRVCTTVQLADTGIVPGSGVGNHRAALNRETLGVPVIAIGVPTVVDGATLAADILEEAGKGELDPAALAGEGGSLMVTPRDIDQRVSDMAKVIGFGINLALQSGLTVEDVELFLS encoded by the coding sequence ATGCTGAAACGGCGGACGGACCTGGCTTTGGAGGCCAGAGAGCTGTGGAGCGAGTCGGCGGAGGCCGAGACGGAACTGGAGGGCGTGCGGGCGAGGGAGGAAGAGCGGGAGGGCTATCCGGTGACCCGGGTGGAGATCCTCAATGAAGCCGGCGTCCAGGCCTTGGGAAAACCGCAGGGGACCTATATTACGCTGGATCTTTCCGCTCTGGCCAGGCGGGAGGAGGACGCCTTTCCCCGCGCGGCCAGGGCGCTGGCCGGGGAGCTCTCCGGCCTTTTGAAGCTGCCCCAGGGTGCTCCAGCTCTGGTGGTGGGTCTGGGCAACCGGGCCATCACACCCGACGCGGTGGGGCCAGGCGCGGCGGACCACACGATGGTCACCCGCCACTTGGTGGAGCAGGTGCCGGAGCACTTCGGGGCTTTCCGCCCTGTGGCCGCCCTGGCGGCCGGGGTGCTGGGCACCACCGGCGTGGAGAGCGGTGAACTGGTAAGGGCGGTGACGGAACGGATCCATCCCGCCTGTGTGATCGCGGTGGACGCCCTTGCCTCCCGCAGCCTCAAGCGGGTCTGCACCACCGTACAGCTTGCCGACACGGGTATCGTCCCCGGCTCCGGCGTGGGCAATCACAGGGCGGCGCTGAACCGGGAGACCCTGGGCGTTCCGGTCATCGCCATCGGCGTCCCCACCGTGGTGGACGGGGCCACCCTGGCCGCCGATATTCTGGAGGAGGCCGGAAAGGGAGAGCTGGACCCCGCCGCGCTGGCGGGGGAGGGCGGCAGCCTTATGGTAACGCCCCGGGATATCGATCAGAGGGTCTCCGACATGGCCAAGGTCATCGGATTCGGGATCAATCTAGCCCTGCAAAGCGGCCTTACTGTGGAGGATGTGGAGCTCTTCCTCAGCTGA
- a CDS encoding right-handed parallel beta-helix repeat-containing protein, giving the protein MKRRLMAMGLLLTWALAWGSSALAAEETEVEVTLNGFEIELEHPILAWKGSTMVPVEEFCRSLGGDVQTASWDSSPLPGGILYRWAEDGSGVLTVEWYDRTVILTPGKEGAAFRDGVLYAPLRPLAEALGLTVEWTGVVELSYPKRQVYAESLEELFNAVAPDTEIALAQGEYSFADMDVEAIHNPYVLVDYDVFDTATGEYNTGAVYQVVIQNVRDLTITTGNYPTPTRISTPWAYADVWRFENCRRIELVSGIAVHDVEPGFCAGNCVELENCRDVNLLELTLDGSGAYGLCAINCRNVGLYSSVIQNCTYGAVSLWDSKDIELLNCRIRDCTGCFHLLEVCNTSDVRLWECYAIEGNSAGTLVESTYGSQNVVFDRCHFGENDFGGINGYGWQSSGGAVFVDCTGLS; this is encoded by the coding sequence ATGAAACGACGGCTGATGGCCATGGGGCTGCTCCTTACGTGGGCCCTTGCCTGGGGTTCCTCCGCCCTGGCGGCGGAGGAGACGGAGGTGGAGGTCACTCTGAACGGATTTGAGATAGAGTTGGAGCACCCCATTTTGGCGTGGAAGGGGAGCACGATGGTCCCGGTGGAAGAATTTTGCCGGAGCCTGGGGGGAGATGTCCAGACCGCCTCCTGGGACAGCTCTCCCCTGCCCGGCGGCATCCTGTACCGTTGGGCCGAGGACGGCTCCGGTGTGCTCACGGTGGAATGGTATGACCGGACAGTGATCCTCACGCCGGGAAAAGAGGGTGCCGCGTTCCGGGACGGAGTGCTCTATGCCCCTCTGCGCCCCCTGGCGGAGGCGCTGGGGCTCACGGTGGAGTGGACTGGCGTGGTGGAGCTCTCCTATCCCAAGCGACAGGTATATGCCGAGAGTTTGGAGGAGCTGTTCAACGCAGTGGCTCCCGATACCGAGATCGCGCTGGCACAGGGGGAGTACTCCTTCGCGGACATGGATGTGGAGGCGATCCACAATCCTTATGTCCTGGTGGATTACGACGTATTTGATACCGCCACAGGGGAATACAATACCGGGGCGGTCTATCAGGTGGTCATCCAAAATGTCCGGGACCTGACGATCACCACCGGGAATTACCCGACGCCGACCCGGATCTCTACCCCGTGGGCCTACGCGGATGTGTGGCGGTTTGAAAACTGCCGTCGGATAGAGCTGGTGTCGGGAATCGCCGTCCACGACGTGGAGCCGGGCTTTTGTGCGGGCAACTGTGTGGAGCTGGAGAACTGCCGGGATGTCAACCTCCTCGAACTCACGCTGGATGGGAGTGGGGCCTATGGCCTGTGCGCCATTAACTGCCGGAATGTGGGCCTGTACAGCAGCGTCATCCAGAACTGCACTTATGGAGCGGTCAGTCTGTGGGATTCCAAGGACATAGAGCTTTTGAACTGCCGCATCCGCGACTGTACCGGGTGTTTCCACCTGCTGGAGGTCTGTAATACCTCCGATGTCCGTCTGTGGGAGTGCTACGCTATTGAGGGAAACTCCGCCGGTACTCTGGTAGAGAGTACTTACGGGAGTCAAAACGTGGTGTTTGACCGCTGCCATTTCGGAGAAAACGACTTTGGAGGGATAAACGGCTATGGCTGGCAGAGCTCCGGCGGCGCAGTGTTTGTGGACTGCACCGGGCTCAGCTGA
- the rpsT gene encoding 30S ribosomal protein S20, with amino-acid sequence MPNIKSAKKRVLVNETKAARNKAAKSALKTQIKKFDAVVAEGNRSEADSVYKTTVKAIDKAAAKGLLHKNNAANKKSAMTIKLNKLA; translated from the coding sequence TTGCCGAATATCAAGTCTGCCAAGAAGCGCGTACTGGTCAACGAGACCAAGGCGGCCCGGAACAAGGCGGCCAAGTCTGCGCTGAAGACCCAGATCAAGAAGTTTGACGCCGTGGTGGCCGAAGGCAACCGCAGCGAGGCCGATAGCGTCTATAAGACCACGGTCAAGGCCATCGACAAGGCTGCTGCTAAGGGCCTGCTGCACAAGAACAACGCGGCCAACAAGAAGAGCGCCATGACCATCAAGCTGAACAAGCTGGCCTGA